The following are encoded in a window of Arvicanthis niloticus isolate mArvNil1 chromosome 1, mArvNil1.pat.X, whole genome shotgun sequence genomic DNA:
- the Ins gene encoding insulin has protein sequence MALWMRFLPLLALLFLWEPYPTQAFVKQHLCGSHLVEALYLVCGERGFFYTPMSRREVEDPQVAQLELDGGPGTSDLQTLALEVARQKRGIVDQCCTSICSLYQLENYCN, from the exons ATGGCCCTGTGGATGCGTTTCCTGCCCCTGCTGGCTCTGCTCTTCCTCTGGGAGCCCTACCCCACCCAGGCCTTTGTCAAACAGCACCTTTGTGGTTCTCACCTGGTGGAAGCTCTCTACCTGGTGTGTGGGGAGCGTGGGTTCTTCTACACACCCATGTCCCGCCGTGAAGTGGAAGACCCACAAG TGGCACAACTGGAGCTGGATGGAGGCCCGGGGACAAGTGACCTTCAGACCCTGGCACTGGAGGTGGCCCGGCAGAAGCGCGGCATTGTGGATCAGTGCTGCACCAGCATCTGCTCCCTCTACCAGTTGGAAAACTACTGCAATTAG